A window from Candidatus Thermoplasmatota archaeon encodes these proteins:
- a CDS encoding Fur family transcriptional regulator — translation MDKHVKLLKENNIKITPQRLIVLKYLEEHPIHPTAEKIFSDLKSNNPSLSKTTIYNTLETLNEHGIIQSITISGSESRYDLFSGMHHHFLCKKCGKIIDIDIACPNIEKMSKYGHKIEEVHGYIKGICKDCLKRGKK, via the coding sequence TTGGATAAACACGTGAAACTACTAAAAGAAAACAACATAAAGATCACACCTCAGCGGCTGATTGTTCTAAAATATCTAGAAGAACATCCCATCCATCCCACCGCTGAAAAAATTTTCTCAGACCTAAAATCAAATAATCCATCTCTCTCCAAAACAACAATATACAACACATTAGAAACCCTTAATGAACATGGAATTATACAATCGATAACAATATCTGGTTCCGAATCAAGATATGACTTATTTTCAGGTATGCACCATCACTTCTTATGTAAAAAATGCGGAAAAATAATAGATATAGATATAGCCTGCCCAAATATAGAAAAGATGTCAAAATATGGTCACAAAATTGAAGAAGTTCATGGTTACATAAAAGGTATCTGTAAGGATTGCTTAAAAAGAGGAAAAAAATGA